The genomic window ACTCATCGACAAGATCATCCTGTGTTTCAATATCATTATTTGCAATAATCTCCCGTATCTTAATATGACGTTGTCCCTTTGTCATATACTCACCCCAATTATATAAAACGCTATGCGCCTGATTTTTTTATATCTCTTCCAAATGAATGTAAAAAAAGACTAAAATCTAATTATATGTTAGCTGATTTTCCCTATAAAGTACAATTATTCTTTGTTTTTCTACAGATTATTTGCCATTAATATACACGCAGACATAAATAAAATGAAGAGGAATAAGCAGCAGCTTAATCCTCTTCATTTTGCTTCGTCTTAAGTTCAGTATGGGCTTCATTCACTACTGCTTTAGCTTCAAAATTCAAGTCATTTTCGCCGATTTCCTTTTCGCCTGTCCAATAAAGGTGGAGCAGAAATTCAATATTCCCATCACCTCCAGTTATAGGAGAAAACGATAGGTTTTTCACATCGAATCCTAGACTAAGGGCAAAGGAAATCATTGTTTCTAGAACCTGAACATGAACCTTTGCATCGCGTACAATGCCTTTTTTTCCAACCTGTTCACGTCCAGCTTCAAACTGCGGCTTAACGAGCGCAACTACATCACTGCCTGAAACTAAGAGAGTCTTTAATACAGGAAGAATAAGCTTTAAAGAGATGAATGAAACATCAATTGAAGCGAAGTTTGGCATCCCTTCTTGAAGATCGGCTGGTGTTACATAACGGAAGTTGGTCCGCTCCATGACAACAACACGCTCATCCTGCCTTAGCTTCCAGGCGAGCTGATTGTAGCCGACATCAAGGGCATATGACATTTTTGCGCCATTTTGTAAAGCACAATCTGTAAATCCGCCCGTTGATGAACCAATATCAAGAAGGATTTTATCTTTTACTTCCAGGTCAAAAATTTTTAATGCTTTTTCAAGTTTTAGGCCGCCTCTGCTCACATAGGGCATGACTTTTCCCTTTACCCTTAACGGAATATCGCTGTTTACCTTTTCTCCGGGCTTATCGAGGCGTGTTTCATTACTAAATACAAGTCCAGCCATAATCGTTCGTTTCGCCTTTTCCCTCGTCTCTGCTAAACCTCTTTCAACTAATAAAATATCTAAGCGTTCTTTTTTTGCTTTCATTCCTTAAGCCCTTTTCTGTTTCTTTCTGGCAAGAATATTTATTCTTTCGACTACATCACTAGTAGTCATCCCGATTTCTTCTAATAGCTTATCAACACTGCCAT from Bacillus sp. DTU_2020_1000418_1_SI_GHA_SEK_038 includes these protein-coding regions:
- a CDS encoding TlyA family RNA methyltransferase, whose protein sequence is MKAKKERLDILLVERGLAETREKAKRTIMAGLVFSNETRLDKPGEKVNSDIPLRVKGKVMPYVSRGGLKLEKALKIFDLEVKDKILLDIGSSTGGFTDCALQNGAKMSYALDVGYNQLAWKLRQDERVVVMERTNFRYVTPADLQEGMPNFASIDVSFISLKLILPVLKTLLVSGSDVVALVKPQFEAGREQVGKKGIVRDAKVHVQVLETMISFALSLGFDVKNLSFSPITGGDGNIEFLLHLYWTGEKEIGENDLNFEAKAVVNEAHTELKTKQNEED